The following nucleotide sequence is from Mycobacterium sp. JS623.
CGGCGGAGTGCTTTTCATCGACGAGGCCTACCGGCTGGTGCCCAAGACTGAAGGCCACTCCTTCGGTCTGGATGCGATCAACACCCTGCTGAAGTACATGGAGGATCTCCGCGACGAACTCGTGGTGATCGTGGCCGGCTACCCCGAGGAGATGAAGGCGTTCCTGAAGGCCAATGTCGGCCTGGCTTCACGGTTTCACTTCACGCTGACCTTCACCAGCTACGCGCCCGAGGAGATCGTCGCGATCGGCCAGCAGATGGCCGCCAAGGAACGGCTGGCGGTCAGCGCGCAAGCGTGGTCGCTGCTGCGTGATGAGGCGGCGCGGCTGCGCGGAATCCGTTCGGGCAGCGGCACATTGCTCGATGTCGCCGGCAACGGCCGTTATGCCCGCAAGGTCGTCGCCGCCTGCAAACGCGAACGGGCGCGACGCCTGCACAAGTTGGCGCCGTCTCCGCAGCAGCTCGAGGAACTGGTGCGCGCCGATCCGGCGGTGCTAGGTGTGCACGAAGAGGACATGGTGCGGGCGTTGGCGGAGTCGGGTCCGGCGGCGGATTGAGGGTTTGCGGGTTCGAGTCCCTAGCTCGCTCCAGCGAGGCGACGCGTTTGGAGATAGCTGTAGAGATCGCCGTTCTTCCTGGCGAGCAATGTCTGGAACATTGGGGTTTTCCGATCGTCATACGCAATAGTTGATTCTATCGAGTGCAGTCGTCTGGCCAGGCAAAGATTGGATGGATCGGCAGCCCGAGTCCGCAGGCACGGCGACTTCGTCGACAGGTGCCGGTTCCGAGCAGGCCACGGCCAAATTTAATAACGGTCCCCACCGGCCGGGGATTTCGTCACAAGGTGGTCGTTTTTGTGTAGCACGAAGGAAACATTGCGCCATTGACGCGTCGGATCAATCACATTTTGTAGCTCGATCTGAAACATCCCGTTCTTTTCAGCTAACTGCGATGTAACTTCTGAATGTGCCTTTTCCGCTAGAGCTGCACTGCGTGACCGGGCGGTATCAGATGAGTTGCGACGAGACGATTGCCGAGGGACGCAGTGACCCGCAAGTGAGCTCAATCACATAGAACGTGTTCTAAAAAGCACGTTTCTCGAGTGATACCTCTTGAGCTGCAAGGCTGACCAGCGAAGTTATTGACGCCTTCGACAAGTCCTGAAGGTGAGGAATCGCACAGTAGTGATACACATTCTTTGCTGGCAGCGGTTGCAGCAGTGTCGACACTGTGCAACTCTTTACGCAATTCCAAGACTTTCTTAACGCGCATCGAAGCGCATGGTGGGCACTAGCGAATGGGGGTAGCAGCCAGGCACTTGGCCTGGCTACTGGGGGATGCCTGTCGGCGAGACAGGAACCTCAGTTCAGCCCTGGGGGCTTGCGCCAGACAACGTCGGCTTTCAACGTCGAAGTCACGTCGATCATGCGCGTCTGAAGACAATTAGATAACAATAGAAGAAAGAGCCCAATGGCTAAGGTAGTGAGTATATGGGAAGGCCTTTCGCACGGCACGAATAGACCGACGGTGACAGTCGTCATCCCGGCTCTCAATGAGGAACGCAACTTACCGCATGTTGCGGCCCGTATGCCAAGGGATATTGATGAAATCGTATTCGTCAATGGCCCTTCAATTGACAATACCGCGGCGGTAGCGCGTGAACTTTGGCCTGACGCGGTGCACGTCAGTCAGACCCGTAAAGGCAAGGGAAACGCATTGGCTTGCGGCTTCCGCGCTGCGTCTGGCGACATCATCGTGATGATCGACGCAGACGGCAGCACCGACCCAATGGAGATCCCGCGGTACGTGGCGGCATTGACCTCAGGTGCGGATTTCGCCAAGGGGTCGCGCTTCATCCAGGGCGGTGGCAGTGCCGACATCACAAGGTTCCGGCGCCTGG
It contains:
- a CDS encoding glycosyltransferase family 2 protein; protein product: MAKVVSIWEGLSHGTNRPTVTVVIPALNEERNLPHVAARMPRDIDEIVFVNGPSIDNTAAVARELWPDAVHVSQTRKGKGNALACGFRAASGDIIVMIDADGSTDPMEIPRYVAALTSGADFAKGSRFIQGGGSADITRFRRLGNWGLNVIVNALFSTRYTDLCYGYNAFWRRCLDAMQLPSTAESEPQWGDGFEIETLINVRVASSGLAIAEVCSYEAHRIHGESNLNAVTDGIRVLRTIRREFQSGRKRGKSAVRLAKDSKQLRTAGPEGGAAAGRAS